In the Theobroma cacao cultivar B97-61/B2 chromosome 1, Criollo_cocoa_genome_V2, whole genome shotgun sequence genome, one interval contains:
- the LOC18610633 gene encoding glutamate receptor 3.6, whose amino-acid sequence MNKVGLLVFVLFSSEFFPFGNSLNVTTRPDVVNIGAIFSFNSTVGKVARVAIEAALEDVNSEPGVLNGTKLKLTMQDTNYSGFLGIVEALKLMQNETVAIIGPQLSVTAHLVSHIANELHVPLLSYAATDPALSSLQYRFFVRTTQSDLFQMAAIADIIEYYEWRNVIAVFVDDDHGRNGISVLGDKLEESRAKISYKAPMRPGATRNEITNLLVKVDLMDSRIFVLHTYPDWGLEVLDVAENLGMLGSGYVWIVTDWLSTVLDTYSPVSSNVIANVQGVVTLRMHTPDSKQKTNLVTGWSNLTSRKASNSPFGLSTYGLYAYDTVWLLAHAIDKFFSQGGNISFSKDSRLTQLGLGGGKLPFDALSIFNGGELLLKSISEVNMTGVTGPIKFTSDGYLNHPAYQVINVVGNGYRRIGYWSNYSGLSIVPPEILYRKPPNRSSSTQQLHDVIWPGQTTQKPRGWVFPNNGRELRIGVPNRVVYREFVSLVQGPDTFGGYCIDVFTAALNFLPYALPYKLIPFGDGHNNPKVSDLISQVSAGVYDAAVGDFAITTNRTRMVDFTQPYIESGLVVVAPVRKRNPNEWAFLRPFTPMMWCVTGIFFLVVGVVVWILEHRINDDFRGPPKRQIVTVLWFSFSTLFFSHRERTLSTLGRVVLFIWLFIVLILTSSYTASLTSILTVEQLSSPVKGIDSLISTGDPIGYQRGSFAENYLSEELSIPKSRLVPLNSADDYAKALKDGPKKGGVAAVIDEHAYMELFLSTQCEFSIVGSEFSKMGWGFAFPRDSQLAVDMSTAILKLSENGDLQRIHNKWLKGIACRSQGTKEEVDRLQLNSFWGLFVLCGFACLLALLVYLVQIVVQFARHYPDSEELASSSSGSSRPARIQTFLSFVGEKEEVVVSRSKRRQMERASKRHRSDDGSLSNLNTSVRNEV is encoded by the exons ATGAACAAAGTTGGGCTTCTGGTTTTTGTGCTTTTCAGCAGTGAGTTTTTTCCATTCGGCAACAGTCTGAATGTTACCACCAGACCCGATGTTGTGAACATTGGAGCTATCTTTTCCTTCAACTCTACTGTTGGTAAAGTTGCAAGAGTTGCCATAGAAGCTGCTTTGGAAGATGTGAATTCTGAACCAGGTGTCCTCAATGGAACTAAACTGAAGCTCACAATGCAGGACACAAACTACAGCGGGTTTCTGGGCATCGTTGAAG CATTAAAGTTAATGCAAAATGAAACAGTGGCGATAATTGGCCCACAGCTTTCGGTGACGGCTCATCTTGTTTCTCACATCGCAAATGAGCTCCATGTCCCTCTACTATCATACGCAGCAACAGACCCCGCCCTGTCTTCACTTCAATACCGGTTCTTTGTCAGGACAACGCAGAGTGATCTCTTTCAAATGGCTGCAATAGCAGATATCATAGAGTACTATGAATGGAGAAATGTCATAGCTGTCTTTGTTGATGACGACCACGGGAGAAATGGAATCTCTGTACTCGGAGATAAACTGGAAGAGAGCCGTGCTAAGATCTCATACAAAGCACCCATGAGGCCTGGTGCGACTCGGAATGAAATCACCAACTTACTAGTTAAAGTGGATTTAATGGACTCTAGGATTTTTGTTCTTCACACTTACCCTGATTGGGGACTGGAAGTGCTTGATGTGGCAGAGAATCTTGGTATGCTGGGATCAGGCTATGTGTGGATAGTTACTGATTGGCTTTCCACAGTCCTGGATACCTACTCTCCTGTTTCTTCAAATGTTATAGCTAACGTTCAAGGAGTCGTTACATTGCGCATGCACACCCCGGATTCAAAACAGAAAACAAATCTTGTCACTGGTTGGAGCAACTTGACTAGTAGAAAGGCAAGCAATAGCCCTTTTGGGTTGAGCACTTACGGTCTTTATGCCTATGACACCGTTTGGCTGTTGGCTCACGCTATAGATAAGTTCTTCAGTCAAGGAGGAAATATCTCGTTTTCAAAGGATTCTAGGTTGACCCAACTAGGACTAGGAGGAGGAAAATTGCCCTTTGATGCCTTGAGCATCTTTAATGGAGGTGAGCTGTTGCTCAAGAGCATTTCAGAGGTTAACATGACAGGGGTGACAGGCCCGATCAAGTTTACTTCAGATGGTTACCTCAATCATCCTGCATATCAAGTAATCAATGTTGTGGGAAACGGGTATAGGAGGATCGGATATTGGTCCAATTATTCAGGTTTATCTATTGTGCCTCCAGAAATACTTTACAGGAAGCCACCTAATCGTTCCAGCTCGACACAACAACTACATGACGTAATCTGGCCTGGCCAAACAACACAGAAGCCACGCGGATGGGTTTTCCCAAACAATGGAAGGGAATTGAGAATTGGAGTTCCTAACCGAGTGGTTTATCGTGAGTTTGTCTCATTAGTACAAGGTCCAGACACGTTTGGTGGCTACTGCATTGATGTGTTCACCGCAGCTTTGAACTTTTTGCCATATGCTCTTCCATATAAGTTGATTCCATTTGGAGATGGTCATAACAACCCCAAAGTCAGTGACCTAATCAGCCAGGTTTCAGCTGGT GTCTATGATGCTGCAGTGGGCGACTTTGCCATCACTACAAATCGAACTAGGATGGTAGATTTTACACAGCCATACATTGAATCTGGCTTAGTCGTTGTGGCACCAGTCAGGAAGCGAAACCCAAATGAATGGGCCTTTCTGAGACCTTTCACTCCAATGATGTGGTGCGTTACAGGAATCTTTTTCCTTGTTGTGGGAGTGGTTGTTTGGATTTTGGAACATAGAATAAATGATGATTTCCGGGGTCCTCCCAAGAGACAGATCGTTACCGTCCTGTG GTTTagcttttccactttgttctTTTCCCATA GGGAAAGAACTCTCAGCACTTTAGGCCGTGTAGTGCTATTCATCTGGCTGTTCATAGTTTTAATACTGACCTCGAGTTACACTGCTAGTCTGACCTCAATCCTTACAGTCGAACAGCTTTCCTCACCTGTTAAAGGAATTGACAGCTTAATATCAACTGGCGATCCAATTGGCTATCAACGTGGTTCATTTGCTGAAAATTATCTCTCAGAGGAATTAAGCATACCGAAATCTAGACTTGTTCCTCTTAACTCAGCAGACGATTATGCCAAAGCCCTGAAAGATGGCCCCAAGAAGGGTGGTGTTGCAGCAGTGATTGATGAGCATGCCTACATGGAACTTTTTCTCTCAACCCAATGTGAATTCAGCATTGTAGGTAGCGAGTTCAGCAAAATGGGTTGGGGATTT GCCTTTCCAAGGGACTCGCAACTAGCAGTTGACATGTCAACCGCTATTCTCAAGCTATCAGAGAATGGAGATCTCCAGCGGATTCATAACAAATGGCTTAAAGGCATTGCTTGCAGATCACAAGGAACAAAGGAAGAGGTAGACCGCCTTCAACTAAACAGCTTTTGGGGCCTCTTTGTTTTGTGTGGTTTTGCTTGCTTGCTTGCTCTCTTAGTATATCTCGTACAGATAGTGGTCCAGTTTGCCAGACACTACCCTGACTCAGAGGAACTTGCATCTTCATCAAGTGGAAGCTCACGCCCTGCACGTATTCAGACATTTCTTTCCTTCGTTGGTGAAAAGGAAGAGGTAGTAGTAAGCCGGTCTAAGAGGAGGCAAATGGAGAGGGCCTCAAAAAGACACAGAAGTGATGATGGATCTTTAAGCAACTTAAACACAAGTGTTAGGAACGAAGTATAA
- the LOC18610637 gene encoding amino acid transporter ANTL3: MRFDKEASSSSHVLQVPPLPTEDTPLLGHPRQLSSQSKTFANIFIAIVGTGVLGLPYTFKKTGWLMGSLMLFSVALLTYYCMMLLVFTRRKLESRHGFSKINSFGDLGFEVCGPIGRFAVDVMIVLAQAGFCVSYLIFIANTLAYVCIADNHTKILGLSPKILFLWACFPFQLGLNSIATLTHLAPLSIFADVVDLGAVGVVMVEDVLFFLKNRPALKAFGGFSVFFYGLGVAVFSFEGVGMILPLELEAKYKEKFGKVLAFCMAFISSLYGAFGILGYLAFGKETKDIITTNLGPGVVSTVVQLGLCINLFFTFPLMMNPVYEVVERRICDSRYCLWLRWVVVLGVSLVALTVPNFADFLSLVGSSVCCALGFVLPASFHLMVFKNELAWNGLILDAVIVVLGLIMGISGTWSSLMEIFASKA, encoded by the coding sequence ATGCGGTTCGATAAGGAAGCAAGCTCATCTTCGCATGTGCTACAAGTACCACCCCTACCAACAGAAGACACCCCGTTGTTGGGCCATCCACGCCAGCTCTCCTCCCAGTCAAAGACCTTTGCCAATATCTTCATAGCTATAGTTGGAACAGGCGTCCTTGGCCTTCCTTATACCTTCAAGAAAACAGGCTGGCTCATGGGATCCCTCATGCTCTTCTCCGTCGCCCTTCTGACCTATTACTGCATGATGCTTTTGGTTTTTACCCGCCGCAAGCTGGAGTCCCGCCATGGCTTCTCGAAGATCAACTCCTTTGGTGATCTTGGCTTCGAGGTTTGTGGCCCCATCGGTCGCTTTGCGGTTGATGTCATGATTGTGCTTGCCCAAGCTGGCTTCTGCGTTAGTTACCTCATTTTTATTGCCAACACTTTAGCCTATGTTTGTATTGCTGATAATCATACCAAAATTCTTGGCCTCAGTCCAAAGATTCTATTTCTGTGGGCTTGTTTTCCATTCCAGTTAGGGTTGAATTCAATTGCAACGTTGACCCATTTGGCTCCTTTGAGTATCTTTGCTGATGTGGTAGATCTTGGAGCGGTCGGAGTGGTAATGGTTGAGGATGtgttgtttttcttgaagaatagGCCGGCATTGAAGGCTTTTGGTGGATtctctgttttcttttatggCCTTGGTGTggctgttttttcttttgaaggaGTAGGAATGATATTGCCACTGGAATTAGAGGcaaaatacaaagaaaaatttgGGAAAGTGTTGGCCTTTTGCATGGCATTCATCTCTTCGCTGTATGGAGCATTTGGAATTTTGGGATACTTGGCTTTTGGTAAAGAAACCAAAGATATAATCACTACCAACCTGGGACCCGGGGTAGTAAGCACTGTGGTGCAACTGGGTCTGTGTATCAACCTGTTTTTTACGTTCCCATTGATGATGAACCCGGTTTACGAGGTGGTGGAGAGGCGAATCTGTGATTCCAGGTACTGCTTGTGGCTGAGGTGGGTAGTGGTTCTTGGAGTGAGCTTGGTGGCTCTGACAGTCCCGAATTTTGCAGATTTCTTGTCACTTGTGGGCAGTAGCGTGTGCTGTGCTCTGGGATTTGTGTTGCCTGCTTCCTTTCACTTGATGGTATTCAAGAACGAGTTAGCGTGGAATGGATTGATTTTGGATGCGGTTATTGTGGTTTTAGGTCTGATAATGGGAATCTCTGGAACCTGGTCTTC
- the LOC18610634 gene encoding probable protein phosphatase 2C 47, whose amino-acid sequence MAPATDVSPHSTRLEGGRFQGSFNSMEDGNEGSLENMNQINAAKPPRNLSAMRHCTSSAWLPEREPDVPVKSPPSSENSGFLPVVRSGSCSEKGPKQYMEDEFICVDNLFQYLGSAANFPSPGAFYGVFDGHGGLDAASFTRKNILKFIVEDSNFATGTKKAVKSAFMKADHAFADAKSLDSSSGTTALTALILGKTMLIANVGDSRAVLGKRGRAIELSKDHKPNCTSERLRIEKLGGVIYDGYLNGQLSVARALGDWHIKGSKGSKSPLSCEPELEEIFLTEEDEFLIMGCDGLWDVMSSQCAVTMVRKELMQHNDPERSSRALVKEALQRNTCDNLTVVVVCFSPEPPPRIEIPRSYKRRSISAEGLDLLKGVLNNI is encoded by the exons ATGGCTCCAGCGACAGATGTATCTCCACATTCAACAAGACTAGAAGGTGGAAGATTCCAGGGAAGTTTCAATTCAATGGAGGATGGAAATGAAGGGTCATTGGAGAATATGAACCAAATCAACGCTGCCAAACCTCCGAGAAACCTCTCTGCTATGCGCCATTGCACCAGCTCTGCTTGGTTACCTGAACGG GAACCAGATGTGCCCGTGAAGTCACCACCATCAAGTGAGAATTCTGGCTTTTTACCTGTAGTTCGTTCAGGAAGCTGTTCCGAGAAAGGACCAAAACAGTATATGGAGGATGAGTTTATATGTGTTGATAATCTCTTTCAATATCTTGGTTCAGCTGCAAACTTCCCTTCCCCAGGAGCATTTTATGGG GTATTTGATGGACATGGTGGTCTTGATGCAGCATCCTTTACCAGAAAGAACATTCTCAAGTTTATTGTTGAAGACTCCAATTTTGCAACTGGCACGAAGAAGGCAGTTAAGAGTGCATTTATGAAGGCTGATCATGCATTTGCAGATGCTAAATCTCTCGATAGCTCCTCTGGCACCACTGCTTTGACTGCTCTCATATTGGGAAA GACCATGCTCATTGCTAACGTTGGGGATTCTCGAGCAGTGTTAGGTAAACGAGGAAGAGCAATTGAGCTGTCTAAAGACCACAAACCCAATTGCACCTCTGAAAGATTAAGAATTGAGAAACTAGGTGGTGTCATATATGATGGCTATCTCAATGGCCAGCTTTCTGTAGCACGTGCCCTTGGAGACTGGCATATTAAGGGCTCTAAAGGCTCCAAAAGCCCCTTAAGCTGCGAGCCGGAGTTGGAAGAGATTTTCCTGACTGAAGAAGATGAGTTCTTGATAATGGGCTGCGATGGCCTTTGGGATGTGATGAGTAGCCAATGTGCTGTTACAATGGTGCGGAAGGAGCTGATGCAGCATAATGATCCTGAAAGGAGCTCAAGAGCACTTGTCAAGGAGGCACTACAACGCAACACCTGTGATAATCTAACTGTTGTCGTGGTCTGTTTCTCTCCAGAGCCACCTCCACGGATTGAAATTCCTAGATCGTATAAGAGAAGGAGTATATCAGCGGAAGGGCTGGATCTCCTTAAGGGTGTTTTGAACAACATATGA
- the LOC18610636 gene encoding pentatricopeptide repeat-containing protein At2g17525, mitochondrial isoform X1: MPKLPHLWGWRLSALSTIETHRYLKSSSSSLGVPSHEHIAHLILDQKSAEAALQTFHWASKLPNFTHSQSTYRALIHKLCAFRCFNTVKELLDEMPTSLGVPPDEDILVALVRGLGRARMVRDVIKVLDLASKFHNTPSLKIFNSILDVLVKEDIDLARNFYRKKMMSTGVQGDDYTFGILMKGLCLTNRIADAFKLLQLIKSSPVKPNTVMYNTLIHALCRNGKVGRARSLMNEMQDPNDVTFNVLISAYCKEENLVQALVLVERSFTMGFVPDVITLTKVLKILCNAGRVAEALEILERVESKGGVVDVLAHNTLINGYCRIAKVKLGQRLLKEMERKGCLPNADSYNILISGFCESGMLDSALDMFNEMKTVGISWNFVTYDALIKGLCSGGRMEDGFKILELMEESKGGSRGHIRPYNSVLYGLYKENRLEEALEFLSKMQNLFPKAVDRSLTILGFCEEGSIEDAKRVYDQMAGEGGIPSVLVYDCLICGFCLKGCVRNAVELMNEMVGCDYFPVASTFNAVISGFCTQGKFGSALKLMEDMVGRGCIPDRGSYSPLINALCMKGDIQKAVMLLLQMLQKSIIPDDLTWNSVLVCLSQEREWLKSKKALHVNNLLQRIIET, from the exons ATGCCGAAGCTCCCACACCTTTGGGGTTGGAGGCTTTCAGCTTTGTCAACGATAGAAACCCATCGTTATCTAAAATCAT CTTCGTCTTCCCTGGGCGTCCCAAGTCATGAGCATATTGCCCATCTGATACTAGACCAGAAATCAGCAGAGGCAGCTCTGCAAACCTTCCATTGGGCTTCAAAGCTCCCAAATTTCACTCATTCTCAATCCACCTACCGTGCTTTGATCCACAAGCTCTGTGCTTTTCGCTGTTTCAACACTGTCAAGGAACTGCTCGACGAAATGCCCACCTCATTAGGCGTGCCCCCAGATGAAGATATTCTTGTCGCCCTTGTTCGAGGCCTGGGACGAGCCCGGATGGTCCGGGATGTCATCAAGGTTCTTGATTTGGCTTCTAAATTTCACAACACCCCTTCTTTGAAGATTTTCAATTCAATACTGGACGTTCTTGTTAAGGAAGATATCGATTTGGCTAGGAACTTTTATAGGAAGAAGATGATGTCAACTGGTGTTCAAGGTGATGATTACACTTTTGGGATATTGATGAAAGGTCTTTGCTTGACTAATAGAATTGCCGATGCATTTAAGCTTTTGCAACTCATCAAGTCCAGCCCTGTAAAGCCAAACACTGTGATGTATAACACTTTGATTCATGCTCTATGTAGAAATGGCAAAGTTGGGAGAGCAAGAAGCTTGATGAATGAGATGCAGGACCCCAATGATGTTACCTTTAATGTCTTGATATCTGCTtattgtaaagaagaaaatttagtTCAAGCCCTTGTGTTGGTGGAGAGGAGCTTCACCATGGGATTTGTACCGGATGTCATCACCTTGACTAAAGTGCTGAAGATTCTCTGCAATGCGGGTCGTGTAGCGGAAGCCCTTGAGATTTTAGAGAGAGTTGAGAGCAAGGGAGGTGTAGTTGATGTGCTAGCTCATAATACTTTGATAAATGGTTATTGTAGAATAGCAAAGGTGAAACTTGGGCAGCGCCTTTTAAAGGAGATGGAGCGTAAGGGCTGCCTCCCAAATGCTGACTCATATAACATACTGATCTCTGGTTTCTGTGAGTCTGGCATGCTGGATTCAGCTCTGGATATGTTCAATGAAATGAAGACAGTTGGGATCAGTTGGAACTTTGTTACATATGATGCATTGATTAAAGGACTCTGTTCAGGAGGGAGGATGGAAGATGGCTTTAAGATTTTAGAGCTGATGGAGGAGAGTAAGGGGGGTTCAAGGGGGCATATTAGACCTTATAATAGTGTGTTGTATGGTTTGTACAAGGAGAATCGTTTGGAGGAAGCATTGGAGTTCCTTTCCAAAATGCAAAATTTATTTCCTAAAGCTGTGGATAGGAGCTTGACGATATTGGGGTTTTGCGAGGAGGGCAGCATTGAGGATGCAAAGAGAGTTTACGATCAGATGGCTGGGGAAGGAGGGATTCCAAGTGTACTTGTTTACGATTGCTTAATTTGTGGATTTTGCCTAAAAGGGTGTGTGCGAAACGCAGTCGAACTGATGAATGAAATGGTTGGCTGTGATTATTTTCCAGTAGCATCAACATTCAATGCTGTAATTAGTGGGTTTTGCACTCAAGGTAAATTTGGCAGTGCTTTAAAGCTAATGGAGGACATGGTTGGAAGAGGTTGCATTCCTGATCGAGGAAGTTACAGTCCATTGATCAATGCTCTTTGTATGAAGGGGGATATTCAAAAGGCTGTAATGCTTTTGCTACAAATGTTGCAAAAGAGTATAATACCTGATGATTTGACCTGGAATTCAGTACTTGTGTGTCTTAGTCAAGAAAGAGAATGGTTGAAGAGCAAGAAGGCGTTGCATGTAAATAACCTATTACAGAGGATTATTGAGACCTGA
- the LOC18610635 gene encoding 54S ribosomal protein L19, mitochondrial translates to MSTLKEILTRRPVAATIRLTVPAGGARPAPPVGPALGQYRLNLMAFCKDFNARTQKYKPDTPMAVTITAFKDNTFEFIVKSPSVTWYLKKAAGIESGSSRPGHVIATTLSVRHIYEIAKIKQSDPYCQYMSLESICKSIIGTANTMGIKVVNELD, encoded by the coding sequence ATGTCAACCCTGAAGGAGATCCTAACCCGGCGGCCAGTGGCAGCCACCATCAGGCTGACGGTGCCAGCGGGAGGAGCACGACCCGCGCCACCAGTGGGTCCTGCCCTGGGGCAGTACCGTCTGAATCTGATGGCCTTCTGCAAGGACTTCAACGCCCGAACCCAAAAGTACAAGCCCGACACTCCTATGGCCGTCACCATAACCGCCTTCAAAGACAACACCTTCGAGTTCATAGTGAAGTCTCCCTCCGTGACATGGTACCTGAAGAAGGCAGCGGGCATCGAGTCCGGTAGCAGCCGCCCAGGTCACGTGATCGCCACTACGTTGTCCGTCAGACATATTTACGAGATTGCCAAGATTAAGCAATCGGATCCTTATTGTCAATACATGTCCCTTGAGAGTATTTGTAAGTCCATTATTGGGACGGCTAATACAATGGGGATTAAGGTGGTCAATGAGTTGGATTAG
- the LOC18610636 gene encoding pentatricopeptide repeat-containing protein At2g17525, mitochondrial isoform X2 — MPKLPHLWGWRLSALSTIETHRYLKSSSSSLGVPSHEHIAHLILDQKSAEAALQTFHWASKLPNFTHSQSTYRALIHKLCAFRCFNTVKELLDEMPTSLGVPPDEDILVALVRGLGRARMVRDVIKVLDLASKFHNTPSLKIFNSILDVLVKEDIDLARNFYRKKMMSTGVQGDDYTFGILMKGLCLTNRIADAFKLLQLIKSSPVKPNTVMYNTLIHALCRNGKVGRARSLMNEMQDPNDVTFNVLISAYCKEENLVQALVLVERSFTMGFVPDVITLTKVLKILCNAGRVAEALEILERVESKGGVVDVLAHNTLINGYCRIAKVKLGQRLLKEMERKGCLPNADSYNILISGFCESGMLDSALDMFNEMKTVGISWNFVTYDALIKGLCSGGRMEDGFKILELMEESKGGSRGHIRPYNSVLYGLYKENRLEEALEFLSKMQNLFPKAVDRSLTILGFCEEGSIEDAKRVYDQMAGEGGIPSVLVYDCLICGFCLKGCVRNAVELMNEMVGCDYFPVASTFNAVISGFCTQGKFGSALKLMEDMVGRGCIPDRGSYSPLINALCMKGDIQKAVMLLLQMLQKSIIPDDLTWNSVLVCLSQEREWLKSKKALHVNNLLQRIIET, encoded by the exons ATGCCGAAGCTCCCACACCTTTGGGGTTGGAGGCTTTCAGCTTTGTCAACGATAGAAACCCATCGTTATCTAAAA TCATCTTCGTCTTCCCTGGGCGTCCCAAGTCATGAGCATATTGCCCATCTGATACTAGACCAGAAATCAGCAGAGGCAGCTCTGCAAACCTTCCATTGGGCTTCAAAGCTCCCAAATTTCACTCATTCTCAATCCACCTACCGTGCTTTGATCCACAAGCTCTGTGCTTTTCGCTGTTTCAACACTGTCAAGGAACTGCTCGACGAAATGCCCACCTCATTAGGCGTGCCCCCAGATGAAGATATTCTTGTCGCCCTTGTTCGAGGCCTGGGACGAGCCCGGATGGTCCGGGATGTCATCAAGGTTCTTGATTTGGCTTCTAAATTTCACAACACCCCTTCTTTGAAGATTTTCAATTCAATACTGGACGTTCTTGTTAAGGAAGATATCGATTTGGCTAGGAACTTTTATAGGAAGAAGATGATGTCAACTGGTGTTCAAGGTGATGATTACACTTTTGGGATATTGATGAAAGGTCTTTGCTTGACTAATAGAATTGCCGATGCATTTAAGCTTTTGCAACTCATCAAGTCCAGCCCTGTAAAGCCAAACACTGTGATGTATAACACTTTGATTCATGCTCTATGTAGAAATGGCAAAGTTGGGAGAGCAAGAAGCTTGATGAATGAGATGCAGGACCCCAATGATGTTACCTTTAATGTCTTGATATCTGCTtattgtaaagaagaaaatttagtTCAAGCCCTTGTGTTGGTGGAGAGGAGCTTCACCATGGGATTTGTACCGGATGTCATCACCTTGACTAAAGTGCTGAAGATTCTCTGCAATGCGGGTCGTGTAGCGGAAGCCCTTGAGATTTTAGAGAGAGTTGAGAGCAAGGGAGGTGTAGTTGATGTGCTAGCTCATAATACTTTGATAAATGGTTATTGTAGAATAGCAAAGGTGAAACTTGGGCAGCGCCTTTTAAAGGAGATGGAGCGTAAGGGCTGCCTCCCAAATGCTGACTCATATAACATACTGATCTCTGGTTTCTGTGAGTCTGGCATGCTGGATTCAGCTCTGGATATGTTCAATGAAATGAAGACAGTTGGGATCAGTTGGAACTTTGTTACATATGATGCATTGATTAAAGGACTCTGTTCAGGAGGGAGGATGGAAGATGGCTTTAAGATTTTAGAGCTGATGGAGGAGAGTAAGGGGGGTTCAAGGGGGCATATTAGACCTTATAATAGTGTGTTGTATGGTTTGTACAAGGAGAATCGTTTGGAGGAAGCATTGGAGTTCCTTTCCAAAATGCAAAATTTATTTCCTAAAGCTGTGGATAGGAGCTTGACGATATTGGGGTTTTGCGAGGAGGGCAGCATTGAGGATGCAAAGAGAGTTTACGATCAGATGGCTGGGGAAGGAGGGATTCCAAGTGTACTTGTTTACGATTGCTTAATTTGTGGATTTTGCCTAAAAGGGTGTGTGCGAAACGCAGTCGAACTGATGAATGAAATGGTTGGCTGTGATTATTTTCCAGTAGCATCAACATTCAATGCTGTAATTAGTGGGTTTTGCACTCAAGGTAAATTTGGCAGTGCTTTAAAGCTAATGGAGGACATGGTTGGAAGAGGTTGCATTCCTGATCGAGGAAGTTACAGTCCATTGATCAATGCTCTTTGTATGAAGGGGGATATTCAAAAGGCTGTAATGCTTTTGCTACAAATGTTGCAAAAGAGTATAATACCTGATGATTTGACCTGGAATTCAGTACTTGTGTGTCTTAGTCAAGAAAGAGAATGGTTGAAGAGCAAGAAGGCGTTGCATGTAAATAACCTATTACAGAGGATTATTGAGACCTGA